A single Agromyces sp. CF514 DNA region contains:
- a CDS encoding YccF domain-containing protein yields MSTVLNIIWLVLSGFWLFVGYLLAGVVMCVLIVTIPWGIASFRIGLYALWPFGRTVVSKPTSGAWSFIGNVIWFLLAGWWLALAHLVSGVLLCITIIGIPLGIADFKLIPVSLAPLGKEIVDIR; encoded by the coding sequence GCTCTCGGGCTTCTGGCTGTTCGTGGGCTACCTGCTGGCCGGCGTCGTCATGTGCGTGCTCATCGTGACGATCCCGTGGGGCATCGCGTCGTTCCGCATCGGCCTGTACGCGCTCTGGCCGTTCGGCCGCACGGTCGTCTCGAAGCCCACGAGCGGTGCGTGGTCGTTCATCGGCAACGTGATCTGGTTCCTCCTGGCCGGGTGGTGGCTCGCCCTCGCCCACCTGGTCTCGGGAGTGCTGCTCTGCATCACGATCATCGGCATCCCGCTCGGCATCGCCGACTTCAAGCTGATCCCGGTCTCGCTCGCGCCGCTGGGCAAGGAGATCGTCGACATCCGATGA